From Halobacillus sp. Marseille-Q1614, the proteins below share one genomic window:
- a CDS encoding TIGR04086 family membrane protein, translated as MKRWLQGVLGYGIGSILILMILFSTVLSGLLRFTTMDTDTLNQLALLAGLSTLLFGGLMAAYKGEKKGWLTGLTTGLTFVVLIMLFQVIFENRWVSVPQLSYFGGLLLAASLGGMIGINLPRRSVKH; from the coding sequence ATGAAGAGATGGCTGCAAGGTGTTCTCGGTTATGGGATAGGCTCGATCCTTATTTTAATGATATTATTTTCCACAGTACTTTCCGGGCTGCTCAGATTTACGACAATGGATACAGACACCTTAAATCAATTGGCCTTATTAGCAGGGTTAAGCACTTTGCTGTTCGGAGGATTAATGGCGGCTTATAAAGGAGAAAAGAAAGGCTGGCTTACCGGATTGACAACAGGGCTTACTTTTGTAGTGTTAATCATGCTATTTCAAGTCATTTTTGAAAACCGCTGGGTTTCTGTTCCGCAATTAAGTTATTTTGGCGGTCTCCTTTTGGCGGCTTCGCTTGGCGGTATGATTGGAATCAACCTGCCGA
- a CDS encoding ArsB/NhaD family transporter: MTTLLTILIFIVSYLLLMMEKWNRALVALTGGVLLLICNVYEWDDAFGFIDWKTISLLFSMMVLVSITKKTGIFTFAAIKLAQLVKGRPIPLLVVSGLFTAIGSAFLDNVTTVLLFVPVLLSLVKQLQLPAFPYLLTTIFASNIGGASTLIGDPPNIMIGQAVNHFTFLSFINHLGPVTLIVLIFTLWILMSIFKKQLTYDERRAQTFMEMDASEHLVRSPLLYRSVGVLLLTISGFMLHPFIHMDLTTIAVTGALLLMFLTDNEIDVEQVFHEVEWVTLFFFIGLFMLVGGLETVGLIDELARGIVWISDGDLPFTSMLMLWTSGILSGVVDNIPFVAAMIPVVQELQGYGMMNVDPIWWSLALGACLGGNGTLIGASANVVVAGLAASYREPIPFFKFALYGVPILFLSLIISTFYIMIRYLLPFMT, encoded by the coding sequence ATGACCACACTGCTAACCATATTAATTTTCATCGTTAGTTACTTGCTGCTTATGATGGAAAAATGGAACCGGGCGCTTGTGGCTCTTACGGGCGGCGTTTTGTTACTCATTTGCAATGTGTACGAGTGGGATGATGCGTTTGGCTTTATCGACTGGAAGACAATATCTCTGTTGTTTTCGATGATGGTCTTAGTCTCAATAACCAAAAAAACGGGTATCTTTACCTTTGCCGCTATCAAGCTTGCTCAGTTAGTAAAGGGCAGACCGATTCCTTTATTAGTTGTTTCAGGATTATTCACAGCAATTGGTTCGGCTTTTTTAGATAACGTAACGACTGTCCTCTTATTCGTACCCGTTCTGCTTTCTCTTGTTAAGCAGCTTCAGCTCCCGGCATTTCCTTATTTACTCACTACTATTTTCGCATCCAATATCGGAGGAGCCTCTACGCTTATTGGAGACCCTCCCAATATTATGATTGGCCAGGCCGTGAATCACTTTACCTTTCTTTCTTTCATTAATCATCTAGGGCCTGTGACTCTGATTGTTTTAATTTTCACTTTATGGATCCTCATGTCTATCTTCAAAAAGCAGCTAACGTACGATGAGAGAAGAGCCCAAACATTTATGGAGATGGATGCCAGTGAACATTTAGTAAGGAGTCCCCTTCTTTACAGGTCTGTTGGTGTACTTCTTCTGACCATTTCCGGATTTATGCTGCACCCTTTTATTCATATGGACCTGACTACGATTGCTGTAACGGGAGCCCTGCTGTTAATGTTTCTAACGGATAATGAAATAGATGTAGAGCAGGTATTTCACGAAGTTGAATGGGTGACTTTATTTTTCTTTATCGGGTTATTTATGCTTGTCGGCGGATTGGAAACGGTAGGGTTAATTGATGAGCTGGCAAGAGGGATTGTCTGGATTTCTGATGGAGACCTCCCGTTTACGTCCATGCTCATGCTCTGGACATCTGGAATATTATCAGGGGTGGTAGATAATATTCCATTTGTAGCTGCGATGATTCCTGTCGTACAGGAACTTCAAGGGTATGGCATGATGAATGTCGATCCCATCTGGTGGTCACTTGCTCTTGGAGCTTGTTTAGGAGGGAACGGTACTTTAATCGGTGCCTCAGCCAATGTCGTGGTAGCAGGACTTGCTGCCAGTTACAGGGAGCCTATTCCTTTCTTTAAATTTGCTCTTTACGGAGTGCCGATTCTCTTCTTATCTTTAATTATCAGTACTTTCTACATTATGATCAGGTATTTACTCCCTTTTATGACATAA
- a CDS encoding post-transcriptional regulator, producing the protein MEERMPVSLWKGTVQPVLDSKAEEFRQLGYSNTASEDIWKCMMKKVWKNDPAKRLYEVVQDIFHLSSNQYVSYITVEAYQNDDLMASINAVNTHSAEKE; encoded by the coding sequence ATGGAGGAAAGAATGCCTGTCAGCCTATGGAAAGGTACTGTACAGCCGGTTTTGGACAGCAAAGCTGAAGAATTCAGGCAATTGGGTTACAGCAATACGGCAAGTGAAGATATTTGGAAATGCATGATGAAGAAAGTATGGAAAAATGACCCCGCTAAACGTCTGTATGAAGTTGTGCAGGATATTTTTCATTTAAGCAGCAATCAGTATGTGAGCTATATTACGGTTGAAGCTTATCAAAATGATGATCTAATGGCTTCTATAAACGCAGTAAATACTCACTCCGCAGAAAAGGAGTAA
- a CDS encoding DUF421 domain-containing protein, whose amino-acid sequence MIIGELILRTVITYLLILLIFRIMGKREIGELSVMDLVVFVMLAEIAVFLIEQPESPIWEAIVPMAVLLMVQWGSAYFSLKSRRFREWFDGKPSILIRNGKIDEREMKRQRYNFSDLLLQLREKGFQHIDDIDYAILEPSGKLSVFEKDENNHSHYAVVLIADGDVQYTGLKSIQKNKDWLMNEVKKRGFHSFSDVSLCTINTDGEISMDRNDEADQ is encoded by the coding sequence ATGATTATTGGTGAGTTAATACTTCGGACCGTGATAACCTACTTGCTGATTCTGCTGATTTTTCGCATTATGGGGAAGAGGGAAATTGGTGAATTAAGCGTAATGGATCTCGTCGTTTTTGTAATGTTAGCAGAGATTGCCGTATTCTTAATTGAACAGCCTGAATCTCCCATTTGGGAAGCAATTGTACCGATGGCTGTTCTATTAATGGTGCAGTGGGGAAGCGCTTATTTTTCTTTAAAAAGCAGGAGGTTCAGGGAATGGTTTGACGGGAAACCTTCTATATTAATCAGAAATGGAAAAATCGATGAGAGGGAAATGAAAAGGCAGAGGTATAATTTTTCTGACTTGCTCCTTCAATTAAGGGAGAAAGGCTTTCAGCATATTGACGATATAGATTATGCCATTCTGGAGCCCTCGGGAAAGCTTTCGGTATTTGAAAAAGATGAAAACAATCATTCTCACTATGCCGTAGTCCTCATTGCCGATGGAGATGTACAGTACACTGGGCTTAAGTCGATACAAAAAAATAAAGATTGGCTGATGAACGAAGTGAAAAAACGGGGGTTCCATTCCTTTTCCGATGTTTCCTTATGCACCATAAATACAGATGGGGAAATTTCGATGGATCGCAATGATGAGGCAGACCAATAA